The proteins below come from a single Miscanthus floridulus cultivar M001 chromosome 1, ASM1932011v1, whole genome shotgun sequence genomic window:
- the LOC136475896 gene encoding protein ACCELERATED CELL DEATH 6-like has product MDSERRMNPALYKAATQGKVSSLRQLVDPEDPSVLSATTPQRNTALHLAALHGHAEFAGEVLDMNEELLVTRNDDGDTPLHLAAKAGKLEVAKLLVNRALAWPQDKKSPLIMTNKAGDTALHEAVQYGRGAVAVVLLDADPNRGHDLNERMESPLDMAAREGLVQVVQKIVSFPWVGQEFLPSISLSGTALHQAVLGTHHRIVEILLDKRPDLIDLTDSDGNNALHYAAQKDHQRAVEMLLKKRTELAYKRNHLSMSPLHVAAQYGSTDTIKALLRHCPDVAEMADSSGRNAFHTSVISGKANALRCLLRRVPPAELLNRVDTYGDTPLHLAAKMSRVHSALMLLNDSRVDPCVRDRDGHTARSLVEKKLHTGEMDAYEMYLWKQLRYQESKRCHKKQLPPLATYPSRRGNDKYFERIVETYILVATLIATVTFAATFTMPGGYNQTTGIALQGHHVAFQIFVVSNTIAMCSSIVVVFCFIWAWQDPVRFKVDQLLWGHRLTVIACLGMLVSLMTAVYITVEPVSRWPAYVVIAIGTSTPAVVFLMLGREVIFVPL; this is encoded by the exons ATGGATAGCGAGAGACGCATGAACCCGGCGTTGTACAAGGCGGCGACGCAGGGGAAAGTGTCGAGCCTGAGGCAGCTGGTCGATCCGGAGGACCCCAGTGTCCTCAGCGCCACGACGCCCCAGCGCAACACGGCGCTCCACCTCGCCGCGTTGCACGGCCACGCCGAGTTCGCCGGCGAGGTCCTGGACATGAACGAGGAGCTGCTCGTCACCCGAAACGACGACGGCGACACCCCGCTGCACCTGGCGGCCAAGGCGGGCAAGCTGGAGGTGGCCAAGCTGCTCGTAAACCGCGCCCTGGCGTGGCCACAGGACAAGAAGAGCCCTCTGATCATGACCAACAAGGCCGGCGACACCGCGCTGCACGAGGCGGTGCAGTACGGCAGGGGCGCCGTGGCGGTGGTTCTGCTGGACGCCGACCCCAACCGCGGCCACGACCTCAACGAGCGGATGGAGTCCCCTCTGGACATGGCCGCCCGCGAGGGCCTCGTCCAAGTCGTCCAGAAGATCGTCAGCTTCCCCTGGGTCGGCCAGGAGTTCTTGCCCTCCATCTCCCTCAGCGGCACGGCTCTGCACCAGGCCGTGCTGGGCACCCATCACC GGATCGTGGAGATCCTGCTGGACAAGAGGCCTGATCTGATCGACCTCACCGACTCCGACGGCAACAACGCCCTGCACTACGCGGCGCAGAAGGACCACCAGAGGGCGGTGGAGATGCTGCTCAAGAAGCGGACGGAGCTGGCCTACAAGCGCAACCACCTGAGTATGTCCCCGCTGCACGTCGCCGCGCAGTACGGCTCGACGGATACCATCAAGGCGCTGCTCCGGCACTGCCCGGACGTGGCCGAGATGGCGGACAGCTCCGGCCGCAACGCCTTCCACACCTCCGTCATCAGCGGCAAGGCGAACGCGCTCCGGTGCCTGCTCCGCCGCGTCCCCCCCGCGGAGCTGCTCAACCGCGTCGACACCTACGGCGACACGCCTCTGCACCTCGCCGCCAAGATGAGCCGCGTCCACTCCGCGCTGATGCTTCTCAATGACAGCCGCGTCGACCCCTGCGTCCGTGACCGCGACGGCCATACCGCGCGCAGCCTCGTCGAGAAGAAGCTGCACACCGGCGAGATGGACGCCTACGAGATGTACCTCTGGAAGCAGCTCAGGTATCAGGAGTCCAAGAGGTGCCACAAGAAGCAGCTGCCGCCGCTCGCCACCTACCCCAGCCGCAGGGGCAACGACAAGTACTTCGAGCGCATCGTCGAGACCTACATCCTCGTCGCCACCCTCATCGCCACAGTCACGTTCGCCGCCACCTTCACCATGCCCGGCGGCTATAACCAGACCACCGGCATCGCCCTTCAGGGCCACCACGTCGCATTCCAGATCTTCGTCGTCTCCAACACCATCGCCATGTGCAGCtccatcgtcgtcgtcttctGTTTCATCTGGGCCTGGCAGGACCCCGTCAGGTTCAAGGTCGACCAGCTCTTGTGGGGTCACAGGCTCACCGTCATCGCCTGCCTCGGCATGCTCGTCTCGCTCATGACCGCCGTCTATATCACCGTGGAACCCGTATCACGGTGGCCGGCCTACGTTGTCATCGCCATCGGCACCAGCACTCCGGCTGTCGTCTTCCTCATGCTGGGCAGGGAGGTGATCTTCGTGCCGCTGTAA